From Pseudonocardia autotrophica, one genomic window encodes:
- the asnB gene encoding asparagine synthase (glutamine-hydrolyzing): MCGLLGLLTAGADAANRVEPIADALRCARHRGPDEGATWNDHDLVLGFNRLSIIDVDHSHQPLHWGPVPGEDTRYTIVFNGEIYNYLELREELIETYDAAFATEGDGEVIVAAFHYWGPDAVQRLRGMFAFAIWDAVEREMFLARDPFGIKPMFLATTATGTAFASEKKSLLALAGELGIGLDLEPAALQHYLTLQYVPEPMSLHRMISRVESGTHVTVRPGEEPLHQRYFAPKFISLPSHAPASAEAEAIVHGEIADVLRDSVAKHMRADVTVGAFLSGGIDSTAIAALAKEHNPNLITFTTGFEREGYSEVDVAAESAAAIGVRHVVRTVKPDEMMESLPLIIWYLDDPVADPALVPLWFIAREAREHVKVVLSGEGADELFGGYSIYREPLSLAPFEKVPGTLKPIMRRASRRMPEGMRGKDLLRRGSLSLEQRYYGNARIFRDDQLHEVLRGYDPRVSHQDVTAPHYFASHDWDQVARMQHVDLFTWLRGDILVKADKMTMAHSLELRVPFLDPEVFDIASSLPQSQKITHGSNGTTKYALRRACEGIIPPHVLNRPKLGFPVPIRHWLRDEMYAWARDILQNSGAGHLIDLQAVHRMLDAHREGPVDHSRRIWAVLVFLIWHGIFVERRIVPDVPTPTYPVKI; encoded by the coding sequence GTGTGCGGACTGCTGGGACTGCTGACCGCCGGGGCGGACGCCGCCAACCGGGTCGAGCCGATTGCCGACGCGCTGCGCTGTGCGCGGCACCGCGGCCCCGACGAGGGCGCGACGTGGAACGACCACGATCTCGTGCTGGGGTTCAACCGGCTGTCGATCATCGACGTCGACCACTCGCACCAGCCCCTGCACTGGGGGCCGGTGCCCGGCGAGGACACCCGGTACACGATCGTCTTCAACGGCGAGATCTACAACTACCTCGAGCTCCGTGAGGAGCTGATCGAGACCTACGACGCCGCGTTCGCCACCGAGGGCGACGGCGAGGTCATCGTCGCGGCCTTCCACTACTGGGGCCCGGACGCCGTGCAGCGCCTGCGCGGGATGTTCGCGTTCGCCATCTGGGACGCCGTCGAGCGCGAGATGTTCCTCGCCCGCGACCCGTTCGGCATCAAGCCGATGTTCCTGGCGACGACCGCGACCGGCACCGCGTTCGCCAGCGAGAAGAAGTCGCTGCTGGCGCTGGCCGGCGAGCTGGGCATCGGCCTGGACCTCGAGCCCGCCGCGCTGCAGCACTACCTGACCCTGCAGTACGTGCCGGAGCCGATGTCGCTGCACCGGATGATCTCCCGCGTCGAGTCCGGCACGCACGTGACGGTCCGGCCCGGTGAGGAGCCGCTGCACCAGCGCTACTTCGCGCCGAAATTCATCTCGCTGCCCAGCCACGCCCCGGCCAGCGCCGAGGCCGAGGCGATCGTGCACGGCGAGATCGCCGACGTGCTGCGCGACTCGGTGGCCAAGCACATGCGCGCGGACGTCACCGTCGGCGCGTTCCTCTCCGGCGGCATCGACTCGACCGCGATCGCGGCGCTCGCCAAGGAGCACAACCCGAACCTGATCACCTTCACCACCGGGTTCGAGCGCGAGGGCTACTCCGAGGTCGACGTGGCCGCCGAGTCGGCCGCCGCGATCGGCGTCCGGCACGTGGTCCGCACGGTCAAGCCGGACGAGATGATGGAGTCGCTGCCGCTCATCATCTGGTACCTCGACGACCCGGTGGCCGATCCGGCACTCGTCCCGTTGTGGTTCATCGCCCGGGAGGCCCGCGAGCACGTCAAGGTCGTGCTGTCCGGCGAGGGCGCCGACGAGCTGTTCGGCGGGTACTCGATCTACCGGGAGCCGCTGTCGCTGGCCCCGTTCGAGAAGGTTCCCGGCACGCTCAAGCCGATCATGCGCCGGGCGTCGCGGCGGATGCCGGAGGGCATGCGCGGCAAGGACCTGCTGCGCCGCGGCTCGCTGAGCCTGGAGCAGCGCTACTACGGCAACGCGCGGATCTTCCGGGACGACCAGCTGCACGAGGTGCTGCGCGGCTACGACCCCCGGGTGTCGCACCAGGACGTCACGGCTCCGCACTACTTCGCGTCGCACGACTGGGACCAGGTCGCCCGGATGCAGCACGTGGACCTGTTCACCTGGCTGCGCGGCGACATCCTGGTCAAGGCCGACAAGATGACGATGGCGCACTCGCTGGAGCTGCGGGTGCCGTTCCTCGATCCCGAGGTCTTCGACATCGCCTCGTCGCTGCCGCAGTCGCAGAAGATCACCCACGGCTCGAACGGCACCACGAAGTACGCGCTGCGCCGGGCCTGCGAGGGGATCATCCCGCCGCACGTGCTGAACCGGCCCAAGCTCGGCTTCCCGGTGCCGATCCGGCACTGGCTGCGCGACGAGATGTACGCCTGGGCGCGGGACATCCTGCAGAACTCCGGTGCCGGGCACCTGATCGACCTGCAGGCCGTGCACCGCATGCTGGACGCGCACCGCGAGGGTCCGGTCGACCACTCGCGGCGGATCTGGGCGGTGCTGGTGTTCCTGATCTGGCACGGCATCTTCGTCGAGCGGCGGATCGTGCCGGACGTGCCGACCCCCACCTACCCGGTCAAGATCTGA
- a CDS encoding carbohydrate kinase family protein — protein MHFPGKFSEQILAEQLDRISVSFLVDDLTVRRGGVAGNIAFALGVLGQNPVLIGAVGADFAEYKKVLDDLGVDTSGVSTHDDVHTARFVCTTDDDMRQIASFYTGAMAKSKEIELAPIAERVGGFDLVLIGASDPEAMVRHTDECRERGYPFLADPSQQLARMEGPEVRRLVDGATYLVTNDYEFELLLKKTGWTAEEVGAKVGTRITTYGEKGAVIVESGGAETWIDVVPPTEQVDPTGVGDAWRAGFLTALNGGLPLERSAQLGALIATYVLESDGPQEWTWDRDAALTRLRDTFGDVAADELRAVLPA, from the coding sequence ATGCACTTCCCGGGGAAGTTCTCCGAGCAGATCCTCGCCGAGCAGCTCGACCGGATCTCGGTCAGCTTCCTGGTCGACGACCTGACGGTCCGCCGGGGCGGGGTGGCCGGGAACATCGCCTTCGCGCTGGGTGTGCTGGGTCAGAACCCGGTGCTCATCGGGGCGGTCGGAGCCGACTTCGCCGAGTACAAGAAGGTGCTGGACGACCTGGGCGTCGACACGTCCGGCGTCTCCACCCACGACGACGTGCACACCGCGCGGTTCGTCTGCACCACCGACGACGACATGCGCCAGATCGCCTCCTTCTACACCGGCGCGATGGCCAAGTCGAAGGAGATCGAGCTGGCCCCGATCGCCGAGCGCGTCGGCGGGTTCGACCTGGTGCTGATCGGCGCCAGCGACCCGGAGGCCATGGTCCGCCACACCGACGAGTGCCGCGAGCGCGGCTACCCGTTCCTCGCCGACCCCTCGCAGCAGCTGGCCCGGATGGAGGGCCCCGAGGTGCGCCGGCTCGTCGATGGCGCCACCTACCTGGTGACCAACGACTACGAGTTCGAGTTGCTCCTGAAGAAGACCGGCTGGACCGCCGAGGAGGTCGGCGCCAAGGTCGGCACCCGGATCACCACCTACGGTGAGAAGGGCGCGGTGATCGTCGAGTCCGGCGGCGCCGAGACCTGGATCGACGTGGTCCCGCCGACCGAGCAGGTCGACCCGACCGGCGTCGGCGACGCCTGGCGCGCCGGGTTCCTCACCGCGCTGAACGGTGGCCTGCCGCTGGAGCGCTCCGCCCAGCTGGGCGCGCTGATCGCGACCTACGTGCTGGAGTCCGACGGCCCGCAGGAGTGGACCTGGGACCGGGATGCGGCGCTGACCCGGCTGCGCGACACCTTCGGTGACGTCGCCGCCGACGAGCTCCGCGCGGTCCTGCCCGCCTGA
- a CDS encoding HesB/IscA family protein, with protein sequence MTVENAVNAGSAATAEETHGVELTDSAAVKARTLLEQEGRDDMHLRIAVQPGGCAGLRYQLFFDDRSLDGDLFRDFQGLKVGVDRMSAPYLLGATIDFVDTIEKQGFTIDNPNAGGSCACGDSFN encoded by the coding sequence ATGACCGTCGAGAACGCTGTGAACGCCGGAAGCGCCGCCACCGCGGAAGAGACCCACGGTGTGGAGCTGACCGACTCCGCCGCCGTGAAGGCGCGCACCCTGCTCGAGCAGGAGGGCCGCGATGACATGCACCTGCGCATCGCGGTGCAGCCGGGAGGCTGCGCCGGGCTGCGCTACCAGCTCTTCTTCGACGACCGTTCGCTCGACGGCGACCTGTTCCGTGACTTCCAGGGACTGAAGGTCGGCGTCGACCGGATGAGCGCGCCGTACCTGCTGGGCGCCACGATCGACTTCGTCGACACCATCGAGAAGCAGGGCTTCACCATCGACAACCCGAACGCCGGCGGCTCCTGCGCCTGCGGCGACAGCTTCAACTGA
- a CDS encoding DUF3043 domain-containing protein — MRFLRRSESSDQAGQTAVDTAAAEGADGAGAEGADGQSRPHATAGKGRATPKRRDAEGKRRGPAPPPPRTQREAAKLAKANRPSKEDRRARAAERRRRMDAGDDRVLLPRDRGKVRAHVRDIVDSRPHVIGLFLPLAALVLVAALIQNPIIQQYVTMFTFLMLAVMVGEGTFLGYQVLRKAREKFPEEDIRGLGTGWYAFSRATQPRRMRVPKPRVKRGDNP, encoded by the coding sequence GTGAGGTTCCTGCGCCGTTCCGAGAGCTCCGACCAGGCCGGGCAGACCGCGGTCGACACCGCGGCCGCCGAGGGCGCTGACGGCGCCGGGGCCGAGGGCGCCGACGGTCAGTCGCGTCCGCACGCCACGGCAGGTAAGGGCCGGGCGACGCCGAAGCGCCGTGATGCCGAGGGCAAGCGCCGCGGCCCCGCCCCGCCCCCGCCGCGCACCCAGCGTGAGGCGGCGAAGCTGGCCAAGGCGAACCGGCCGTCCAAGGAGGACCGCCGGGCCAGGGCCGCGGAGCGCCGCCGCCGGATGGACGCCGGCGACGACCGGGTGCTGCTCCCCCGCGACCGCGGCAAGGTGCGGGCCCACGTGCGCGACATCGTCGACTCCCGGCCACACGTCATCGGGCTGTTCCTGCCGCTGGCGGCGCTGGTGCTGGTCGCCGCGCTGATCCAGAACCCGATCATCCAGCAGTACGTCACGATGTTCACGTTCCTGATGCTGGCGGTGATGGTCGGTGAGGGCACGTTCCTCGGCTACCAGGTGCTGCGCAAGGCGCGGGAGAAGTTCCCGGAGGAGGACATCCGGGGCCTCGGCACCGGCTGGTACGCGTTCTCCCGGGCGACCCAGCCGCGGCGGATGCGGGTGCCGAAGCCGCGCGTGAAGCGCGGCGACAACCCCTGA
- a CDS encoding adenosylcobinamide-GDP ribazoletransferase: MTGDGGRAPGPLAGLRLAVGWLTVLPVRVGTDPDGGLPPGVPAAALRWAPVVGIGLGLAGGALLLALTALGTSPLVAGLLVVGAGALATRGMHLDGVADTADGLGSYGPPERALRIMAEGGAGPFAVVTLVVVLGGQAAALAQLSSAPPAAVLVTCALAAAVGRAGFCWVARRGTPAARPGGLGATVAGSQPAWVAPLWWTVLTGLGATALVAAVDPAGGARRYADYLPGDAAELPGVLTGPGIVLVTVGAVLAAALLVAGLARHTRRRFGGMSGDVLGAAETLAATTVLVVLAAAL; the protein is encoded by the coding sequence GTGACCGGGGACGGCGGGCGGGCCCCGGGGCCGCTCGCCGGGCTCCGGCTCGCCGTCGGCTGGCTGACCGTGCTCCCGGTCCGGGTCGGCACCGATCCGGACGGCGGTCTCCCGCCCGGGGTCCCGGCGGCCGCGCTGAGATGGGCACCGGTGGTCGGGATCGGCCTCGGCCTGGCCGGTGGGGCGCTGCTGCTCGCGCTCACCGCGCTGGGGACGTCCCCGCTGGTCGCGGGCCTGCTCGTGGTGGGCGCGGGTGCGCTCGCGACCCGCGGGATGCACCTGGACGGAGTGGCCGACACCGCCGACGGGCTCGGCAGCTACGGGCCGCCGGAGCGGGCGCTGCGGATCATGGCCGAGGGCGGCGCGGGCCCGTTCGCCGTCGTCACGCTGGTGGTGGTGCTGGGCGGGCAGGCCGCGGCGCTGGCCCAGCTGTCCTCGGCCCCACCGGCGGCGGTGCTGGTGACCTGTGCGCTCGCCGCAGCGGTCGGCCGGGCCGGCTTCTGCTGGGTGGCCCGCCGTGGGACGCCGGCGGCCCGGCCGGGTGGGCTGGGTGCCACCGTCGCGGGCTCGCAGCCGGCCTGGGTGGCCCCGCTGTGGTGGACGGTGCTGACCGGGCTCGGTGCGACGGCCCTGGTGGCCGCGGTGGACCCGGCCGGAGGGGCCCGGCGCTACGCCGACTACCTCCCCGGCGACGCCGCGGAGCTCCCGGGGGTCCTGACCGGGCCCGGGATCGTGCTGGTCACCGTGGGCGCGGTGCTGGCCGCCGCGCTGCTCGTGGCGGGGCTGGCCCGGCACACCCGTCGCCGGTTCGGCGGGATGAGCGGCGACGTCCTGGGTGCCGCGGAGACGCTCGCGGCCACCACCGTCCTGGTCGTGCTGGCCGCCGCGCTCTGA
- the gcvT gene encoding glycine cleavage system aminomethyltransferase GcvT: MTDDLLPSPLHDRHVALDATLGEFGGWSMPISYPGGTVAEHTSVREAAGLFDVSHLGTVPITGPGAAAHVNTCLSNDLGRIGPGRAQYTLACNESGGVIDDMIIYLAADDDLLLVPNAANSTRIIAMLQDGAPDGVTVTDRHRELAVLALQGPRSAEALAAALGAAGAAVADLDYMSFTDIEGGTVRVCRTGYTGEHGYELVLDAEAAPALWDALLDAVRAVGGGPCGLAARDTLRTEMGYPLHGHELSEEISPVQAGSAWAVGWDKPSFWGREALVAERAAGPDRRLRALRATGRGVPRAGMTVLDGEGGTPVGTVTSGTFSPTLKAGIALALVDTDPKVSPGDALVIDVRGRALPVEVVKPPLVESHVR, encoded by the coding sequence GTGACCGACGATCTTCTGCCCAGCCCGCTGCACGACCGGCACGTCGCCCTCGACGCCACCCTCGGCGAGTTCGGCGGCTGGTCCATGCCGATCTCCTACCCGGGTGGCACCGTCGCCGAGCACACGTCGGTACGCGAGGCCGCCGGGCTGTTCGACGTCAGCCACCTCGGCACCGTCCCGATCACCGGGCCCGGCGCCGCGGCGCACGTGAACACCTGCCTGAGCAACGACCTGGGCCGGATCGGCCCGGGTCGGGCGCAGTACACGCTGGCCTGCAACGAGTCCGGCGGCGTGATCGACGACATGATCATCTACCTGGCCGCGGACGACGACCTGCTGCTGGTCCCGAACGCCGCCAACTCCACCCGGATCATCGCGATGCTGCAGGACGGCGCCCCCGACGGGGTCACCGTCACCGACCGGCACCGCGAGCTCGCGGTGCTCGCCCTGCAGGGGCCGCGCTCGGCGGAGGCGCTCGCGGCAGCGCTCGGTGCGGCCGGCGCCGCGGTCGCGGACCTGGACTACATGTCGTTCACCGACATCGAGGGCGGCACGGTGCGGGTCTGCCGGACCGGCTACACCGGCGAACACGGCTACGAACTGGTGCTCGACGCCGAGGCGGCCCCCGCCCTGTGGGACGCGCTGCTCGACGCGGTCCGCGCGGTCGGCGGCGGCCCGTGCGGCCTGGCCGCACGCGACACCCTGCGCACCGAGATGGGTTACCCGTTGCACGGCCACGAGCTGTCCGAGGAGATCAGCCCGGTGCAGGCGGGCAGCGCCTGGGCGGTCGGCTGGGACAAGCCGTCGTTCTGGGGCCGGGAGGCGCTCGTCGCCGAGCGGGCGGCGGGCCCGGACCGCCGGCTGCGCGCGCTGCGGGCGACCGGCCGCGGCGTGCCCCGGGCCGGCATGACCGTGCTGGACGGCGAGGGCGGGACCCCGGTCGGGACCGTCACCTCGGGCACCTTCTCGCCCACCCTGAAGGCCGGGATCGCGCTCGCACTCGTCGACACCGACCCGAAGGTCTCGCCCGGTGACGCACTGGTGATCGACGTCCGCGGGCGGGCGCTGCCGGTCGAGGTCGTGAAGCCGCCCCTGGTGGAGTCGCACGTCCGATGA
- a CDS encoding branched-chain amino acid aminotransferase, producing MSAPQFTVTRNPAPASPQRRAQVLADPGFGRHMTDHMVTIRYTEGTGWHDPQVVPYGPLTLDPSSMVLHYGQEIFEGLKAYRQPDGSVALFRPEQNARRFAGSARRLAMAELPEELFLASLAELLSVDSEWVPAAGGEDSLYLRPFMIATEVGLGVRPSSEYLYAVLASPAGPYFSGGVQPMDVWLETEYTRAALGGTGTAKCGGNYAASLLPQSVGAQHDCAQVAYLDAEERTWIDEMGSNNLFFVFTGPDGAVELATPDLRGAVLSGITRDSLITVARDLGIGVVERRIAGQEWLGGVASGVLTEVFGCGTAAVITPIGTVKHTGGEVTVGDGKPGPVTLQLREALTAIQRGAAPDRHGWMHTMVPAPASV from the coding sequence ATGAGCGCGCCGCAGTTCACCGTCACCCGCAATCCTGCCCCGGCGTCCCCGCAGCGGCGCGCCCAGGTACTGGCCGATCCCGGCTTCGGCCGGCACATGACCGATCACATGGTCACCATCCGGTACACCGAGGGCACCGGTTGGCACGATCCGCAGGTCGTGCCGTACGGGCCGCTGACCCTCGATCCGTCGTCGATGGTGCTGCACTACGGCCAGGAGATCTTCGAGGGGCTCAAGGCCTACCGGCAGCCGGACGGCTCCGTCGCCCTGTTCCGTCCGGAGCAGAACGCCCGCCGCTTCGCCGGGTCCGCCCGTCGGCTGGCGATGGCCGAGCTTCCCGAGGAGCTGTTCCTCGCCTCGCTCGCCGAGCTGCTGTCGGTGGACTCGGAGTGGGTGCCCGCCGCCGGCGGTGAGGACTCGCTCTACCTGCGTCCATTCATGATCGCCACCGAGGTGGGGCTCGGCGTGCGGCCGTCGTCGGAGTACCTGTACGCGGTGCTCGCCTCACCGGCCGGGCCGTACTTCTCCGGCGGCGTGCAGCCGATGGACGTCTGGCTGGAGACCGAGTACACCCGGGCCGCGCTGGGCGGCACCGGCACCGCCAAGTGCGGCGGGAACTACGCGGCGTCGCTGCTGCCGCAGTCGGTCGGCGCCCAGCACGACTGCGCCCAGGTCGCCTACCTCGACGCCGAGGAGCGGACCTGGATCGACGAGATGGGTTCGAACAACCTGTTCTTCGTCTTCACCGGCCCCGACGGCGCCGTCGAGCTCGCCACCCCGGACCTGCGCGGCGCGGTGCTGTCCGGCATCACCCGGGACTCGCTGATCACCGTGGCCCGGGATCTGGGGATCGGCGTGGTGGAGCGCCGGATCGCCGGCCAGGAGTGGCTCGGCGGGGTCGCGAGCGGCGTGCTCACCGAGGTGTTCGGCTGCGGCACCGCCGCGGTGATCACCCCGATCGGCACCGTGAAGCACACCGGGGGCGAGGTGACCGTCGGCGACGGGAAGCCGGGCCCGGTCACGCTTCAGCTGCGCGAGGCGCTCACCGCGATCCAGCGGGGCGCCGCACCGGACCGGCACGGCTGGATGCACACCATGGTGCCGGCCCCGGCGTCGGTCTGA
- a CDS encoding glycerate kinase family protein yields the protein MRIVVAPDSFGGTLSAREAAEAIADGWRRSVPDADLRLVPLADGGTGFAEVLHTALGGTVHELEVTGPLGDPVQGSWLQVGDTGYLECASACGLHHVAREDRIPEVARTATTYGVGQLLADARDRGVRTVVVGLGGSATTDGGAGMLAALGATPVDEDGLALPHGGAALALCDRLDGTPDLGGMQLVAASDVDNPLLGEHGAAAVFGPQKGADAGTVAELDAALGTFAGVLAGLAGREIRDDAAAGAAGGLGAALLALGARVESGAGLVRGLVGLDAELDAAAGAGGLAVTGEGSFDWQSLRGKLITAVARGAADRGIPCVVLAGQVSVGRREAGAAGVDAAHGVADELGLDASMADPAGTLAELASRVAPQWNR from the coding sequence ATGCGGATCGTGGTTGCCCCGGACTCCTTCGGCGGAACGCTCAGTGCACGTGAGGCGGCCGAGGCGATCGCCGACGGCTGGCGACGGTCGGTGCCGGATGCCGACCTGCGGCTGGTGCCGCTCGCCGACGGTGGCACCGGCTTCGCCGAGGTGCTGCACACCGCGCTCGGCGGCACCGTGCACGAGCTGGAGGTGACCGGTCCGCTCGGCGACCCGGTGCAGGGCTCCTGGCTGCAGGTCGGCGACACCGGCTACCTGGAGTGCGCCTCGGCGTGCGGGTTGCACCACGTCGCGCGCGAGGACCGGATCCCGGAGGTCGCCCGCACCGCCACCACCTACGGCGTCGGACAGCTGCTCGCCGATGCCCGTGACCGCGGCGTACGGACGGTCGTCGTCGGACTCGGCGGATCGGCCACCACCGACGGGGGCGCCGGGATGCTCGCCGCACTCGGTGCGACGCCGGTCGACGAGGACGGCCTCGCGCTGCCGCACGGAGGTGCCGCGCTGGCGCTGTGTGACCGCCTGGACGGGACCCCGGACCTGGGCGGGATGCAGCTCGTCGCGGCGTCCGACGTCGACAACCCGTTGCTCGGCGAGCACGGCGCGGCGGCGGTGTTCGGGCCGCAGAAGGGCGCCGACGCCGGCACCGTCGCCGAGCTGGACGCCGCGCTGGGCACCTTCGCCGGGGTGCTGGCCGGCCTGGCAGGCCGGGAGATCCGCGACGACGCCGCGGCCGGTGCGGCCGGCGGGCTCGGCGCGGCACTGCTCGCGCTCGGCGCCCGGGTCGAGTCCGGCGCCGGACTGGTCAGGGGACTGGTCGGGCTGGACGCCGAGCTGGACGCGGCCGCCGGGGCCGGCGGGCTGGCGGTCACCGGGGAGGGCAGCTTCGACTGGCAGTCGCTGCGCGGGAAGCTGATCACCGCGGTCGCCCGCGGCGCCGCGGACCGGGGGATCCCGTGCGTGGTGCTGGCCGGGCAGGTCAGTGTCGGGCGCCGGGAGGCCGGCGCGGCCGGTGTCGACGCCGCGCACGGTGTCGCCGACGAGCTCGGGCTGGACGCGTCGATGGCCGATCCGGCGGGCACTCTCGCCGAGCTCGCGTCGAGGGTGGCGCCGCAGTGGAACCGGTGA
- a CDS encoding bifunctional adenosylcobinamide kinase/adenosylcobinamide-phosphate guanylyltransferase codes for MNATLVIGGTRSGKSRHAEEILGPDVPVRYLATGRRIEGDAEWDARISTHVARRSPAWTTEEVSGGALAAALATPGPVLVDDLGTWLTGVLDDAGAWDRPAALPGVDELVNALVTAVAGAPGPVVLVSAEVGLGVVPESASGRLFRDLLGGLNAALAEVCAETVLVVAGRALRLPAPERDRSGAAGPAANSAGSATTGAAVGAAATAATAGTSTTAPTATAAPTSTTAPTSTTATTAAPVTGPAPAEASPAAPGPADAGSDAAGSDAAAPGPDTVAPGSEVADPAGDVAGTPAGVPGAVTPPTGSSAASVTGPETVERPSAPAAVGRPDLRTRRAAVALVDGLALPTGGLGRLGELGVWLAACQGECPPRPPVNARVLLLAADHGVAADGVSAYPPEVSAARAAAAAAGRLPVTVAARAAGASVRTVDVGLNRDADGVETGHRVVRGTGRIDREDALSDDDAAAAWRTGRLLADEEIDAGADVLVPATLAVGATTPAATLVAALTGAEPVAVVGRASGIDDRAWMRKAVVIRDGLRRARPHLRDPLALLRTVGGTDLIVLAGFLARAAERKVPTVLDGVAVGAAALMAEELAPGAKQWWLAAQPSTEPAAGMVLEHLSLTPVLDLAVRTEDGTAGVAVLPLLTTAARLLGETATAEDTGVVPGDATAAAGAAR; via the coding sequence ATGAACGCAACGCTCGTCATCGGAGGCACCCGGTCGGGCAAGTCGCGCCATGCCGAGGAGATCCTCGGCCCGGACGTGCCCGTCCGGTACCTGGCGACCGGCCGGCGGATCGAGGGCGACGCCGAGTGGGACGCCCGGATCTCCACGCACGTCGCCCGCCGGTCGCCGGCCTGGACGACCGAGGAGGTCTCCGGCGGTGCGCTCGCCGCGGCGCTCGCGACACCCGGCCCGGTGCTCGTCGACGATCTCGGCACCTGGCTGACCGGGGTGCTCGACGACGCCGGTGCCTGGGACCGGCCCGCCGCGCTGCCCGGCGTGGACGAGCTGGTGAACGCGCTGGTCACGGCAGTGGCCGGGGCACCGGGGCCGGTGGTGCTGGTCTCCGCCGAGGTCGGGCTGGGTGTGGTTCCCGAGTCCGCCTCCGGGCGACTGTTCCGGGACCTGCTGGGCGGGCTGAACGCCGCGCTCGCCGAGGTCTGCGCGGAGACGGTGCTGGTCGTCGCCGGGCGGGCGCTGCGGCTTCCGGCGCCGGAGCGCGACCGCTCCGGCGCGGCCGGGCCCGCGGCGAACAGCGCCGGATCGGCTACGACGGGTGCCGCGGTCGGTGCCGCGGCGACCGCAGCGACTGCGGGAACCTCGACGACTGCACCAACTGCGACGGCTGCGCCAACCTCGACGACTGCGCCAACCTCGACGACTGCGACGACTGCGGCCCCGGTCACCGGTCCGGCCCCGGCCGAGGCGTCCCCCGCCGCTCCCGGCCCCGCCGACGCGGGCTCCGATGCCGCGGGCTCCGATGCCGCGGCTCCGGGCCCCGACACCGTGGCCCCGGGCTCCGAGGTGGCGGATCCGGCCGGCGACGTCGCCGGCACCCCGGCGGGCGTCCCCGGTGCGGTCACCCCGCCCACCGGCTCGTCCGCCGCGTCGGTGACCGGCCCGGAGACCGTCGAGCGCCCCTCCGCGCCCGCCGCCGTCGGTCGGCCCGATCTGCGGACCCGGCGGGCCGCCGTCGCGCTCGTCGACGGCCTCGCGCTGCCCACGGGCGGGCTGGGCAGGCTCGGCGAGCTCGGCGTCTGGCTCGCCGCCTGCCAGGGCGAGTGCCCGCCGCGGCCGCCGGTGAACGCCCGCGTGCTGCTGCTCGCCGCCGATCACGGCGTCGCCGCCGACGGTGTCTCCGCCTACCCGCCGGAGGTGTCCGCCGCCCGGGCCGCGGCCGCCGCAGCCGGACGGCTCCCGGTCACCGTCGCCGCGCGGGCGGCCGGAGCGTCGGTGCGGACCGTCGACGTCGGGCTCAACCGGGACGCCGACGGCGTCGAGACCGGTCACCGCGTCGTTCGCGGCACCGGCCGGATCGACCGCGAGGACGCGCTGAGCGACGACGACGCCGCTGCCGCATGGCGGACCGGCAGGCTGCTCGCCGACGAGGAGATCGACGCCGGGGCGGACGTCCTGGTGCCGGCCACCCTGGCGGTCGGGGCGACCACCCCGGCCGCGACGCTCGTCGCCGCGCTCACCGGGGCCGAGCCGGTGGCCGTGGTGGGTCGCGCCTCCGGCATCGACGACCGGGCCTGGATGCGCAAGGCCGTGGTGATCCGGGACGGGCTGCGCCGGGCGCGTCCGCACCTGCGCGATCCGCTGGCGCTGCTGCGGACCGTCGGCGGCACCGATCTGATCGTGCTCGCCGGATTCCTCGCCCGCGCCGCCGAGCGGAAGGTCCCGACGGTGCTCGACGGTGTCGCCGTCGGTGCCGCCGCGCTGATGGCCGAGGAGCTCGCGCCCGGCGCCAAACAGTGGTGGCTGGCGGCGCAGCCCTCCACCGAGCCGGCCGCCGGGATGGTGCTGGAGCACCTGTCGCTGACCCCGGTGCTGGATCTCGCGGTGCGCACCGAGGACGGCACGGCGGGCGTCGCGGTGCTGCCGCTGCTGACCACCGCGGCCCGCCTGCTGGGTGAGACGGCGACCGCCGAGGACACCGGCGTCGTCCCCGGTGACGCGACGGCCGCGGCGGGCGCCGCCCGGTGA